One Bradyrhizobium sp. ISRA464 genomic window carries:
- a CDS encoding GMC family oxidoreductase N-terminal domain-containing protein, with protein sequence MPVWDYIIIGGGAAACVLANRLTENASMRVLLLEAGPRDRSIWIDIPAGFTKLLNHKKFSWNFEIDAGEGMNRRRLPLSSGRTLGGSSSINGLLYVRGQPLDYDTWSQLGNWGWSYADLLPYFKKSEHYEGSGDESRGRGGLLNVRDIDEHHVLGDAFIDAAQASGFPRKKDYNNGRQEGFGYYQVTIKNGRRWSAARAFLDPARARRNLCIETNALVNRILLEGKRAVGIGYTLHGEKRKARCGREVILSCGAVQSPGVLERSGIGQPEVLKNLGIEVCHELKGVGENYGNHCALDMNWRVNQPITINEQARGLRLLREIVRYYFTGTGLLTRSAGPVFGFVRSLPGLPTPDVQFHVLPASYDAAQFPRTRLELKPGMTVTINQCRPDSRGSIHIKSRVASSEPLIQSNFLCAETDRDCTVAGMQIARKIMQHPTIAKYIAFEHSPGEKIQTYDEWLDYARRAGRTMYHPVGTCKMGHDPMAVVDDRLRVRGLAGLRVIDASIMPTVPSGNTCGPTIMVAEKGADLIKESANEAVKIAAQTVELSPKA encoded by the coding sequence ATGCCGGTTTGGGATTACATCATTATCGGTGGTGGGGCGGCCGCTTGCGTCCTTGCAAATCGTCTAACTGAAAATGCGAGCATGAGGGTCCTGCTCCTTGAGGCAGGACCCCGTGATCGATCGATTTGGATCGATATCCCCGCCGGTTTCACCAAGCTCCTCAACCACAAGAAGTTCAGCTGGAATTTTGAGATAGATGCGGGGGAGGGCATGAATCGCCGGCGGTTACCGCTTTCGAGTGGCCGCACCCTCGGCGGCTCCAGCTCGATCAACGGCTTACTCTATGTGCGCGGTCAGCCGCTCGATTACGACACTTGGAGTCAACTAGGCAATTGGGGCTGGTCCTACGCGGACCTGCTGCCTTACTTCAAAAAGTCGGAGCACTACGAGGGCAGCGGAGACGAGTCGCGCGGCAGAGGAGGCCTCCTCAACGTGCGGGACATCGATGAGCACCATGTTCTTGGCGACGCCTTCATCGATGCCGCGCAAGCCAGTGGGTTTCCGCGCAAAAAAGACTATAATAATGGGCGTCAGGAAGGCTTTGGCTACTATCAGGTAACGATTAAGAACGGTCGGCGCTGGTCAGCCGCTCGTGCCTTCCTGGATCCAGCGCGAGCCCGGCGCAACTTATGCATTGAGACTAATGCACTCGTGAACCGCATACTGCTCGAGGGCAAGCGCGCCGTCGGCATTGGCTATACCTTGCATGGCGAGAAGCGCAAGGCGCGCTGTGGCCGAGAGGTGATCCTATCCTGCGGCGCGGTTCAGTCGCCTGGCGTGCTGGAGCGTTCCGGCATTGGTCAGCCCGAGGTCCTCAAGAATCTGGGCATTGAAGTATGCCACGAACTCAAAGGGGTCGGCGAAAATTATGGCAATCACTGCGCGCTAGATATGAACTGGCGTGTCAACCAGCCGATCACCATTAACGAGCAGGCGCGCGGACTCCGGCTCCTGCGGGAGATCGTACGATACTATTTCACCGGCACAGGCTTGCTCACCCGGTCGGCCGGTCCAGTATTCGGCTTTGTGCGCTCGCTGCCTGGTCTTCCTACGCCAGACGTGCAGTTCCACGTGTTGCCCGCAAGCTACGACGCTGCGCAGTTTCCGCGGACGCGCCTCGAGTTGAAGCCCGGTATGACGGTCACCATAAACCAGTGCCGGCCCGACTCGCGCGGTTCAATCCATATAAAGTCACGGGTAGCCAGCAGCGAGCCCCTCATACAATCGAACTTCCTCTGCGCGGAAACCGACCGTGACTGTACGGTGGCCGGTATGCAGATCGCGCGCAAGATCATGCAACATCCCACCATCGCCAAATACATCGCCTTCGAGCACTCTCCCGGAGAGAAGATACAGACCTACGACGAATGGCTCGACTACGCGCGCCGCGCTGGACGTACGATGTACCATCCTGTCGGCACCTGCAAGATGGGTCATGACCCGATGGCCGTGGTCGATGACCGACTGCGCGTGCGCGGCCTTGCCGGTCTACGCGTGATCGACGCCTCGATTATGCCGACGGTGCCCTCCGGTAACACCTGTGGCCCGACGATCATGGTGGCCGAGAAGGGCGCGGACTTGATCAAGGAAAGCGCCAACGAAGCCGTGAAGATCGCGGCTCAAACGGTCGAACTTTCCCCAAAAGCGTAG
- a CDS encoding aminotransferase class III-fold pyridoxal phosphate-dependent enzyme has protein sequence MPFYHTAGNKSVVRSIELADRLCTFVPIKDARIYFALSGSEANDFLAKFTRFANAASGKPSKMKIISRVNSYHGATLAATSMTGIATAYALFGPPLPGFLHTDEPNFYTPYRANQGRISLLASPGILRPSSNARASDTIAAFITEPATGGVA, from the coding sequence TTGCCATTTTATCATACCGCTGGAAACAAATCGGTAGTTCGCAGCATTGAACTCGCCGACAGGCTCTGTACGTTTGTTCCGATCAAGGATGCGCGCATCTATTTCGCGTTGTCGGGGTCGGAGGCAAATGATTTCTTGGCCAAGTTCACTCGCTTCGCGAATGCCGCGAGCGGCAAGCCTTCAAAGATGAAGATCATAAGTCGGGTGAATAGCTACCACGGCGCGACTCTCGCTGCCACGAGCATGACCGGTATCGCAACGGCGTATGCTTTATTCGGACCGCCGCTGCCAGGCTTCCTCCATACAGACGAGCCGAACTTTTATACGCCCTACCGAGCGAATCAGGGCAGGATTTCGTTGCTCGCCTCGCCAGGAATCTTGAGGCCCTCATCGAACGCGAGGGCGTCCGACACGATCGCCGCCTTCATCACCGAACCGGCGACTGGAGGGGTGGCGTGA
- the tnpB gene encoding IS66 family insertion sequence element accessory protein TnpB (TnpB, as the term is used for proteins encoded by IS66 family insertion elements, is considered an accessory protein, since TnpC, encoded by a neighboring gene, is a DDE family transposase.), with amino-acid sequence MIGPSGAVRVMVATKPVDFRKGIEGLATLVRESMGADPFSGAVYVFWAKRADRIKLVFWDGTGLCLFAKRLEDGIFRWPKIEYGVMRLSAAQLSALLEGLDWRFVHEARETPAPAQHG; translated from the coding sequence GTGATCGGTCCGTCAGGCGCGGTCCGGGTGATGGTGGCAACCAAACCGGTAGACTTCCGCAAGGGCATAGAGGGTCTTGCGACCCTGGTGCGCGAGAGCATGGGTGCAGATCCATTCTCGGGAGCTGTCTATGTGTTCTGGGCCAAGCGGGCGGACCGGATCAAGCTGGTGTTCTGGGATGGAACGGGCCTGTGCTTGTTCGCCAAGAGGCTTGAGGATGGGATCTTCCGCTGGCCGAAGATCGAGTACGGTGTGATGCGCCTGTCAGCGGCGCAATTGTCGGCGCTGCTGGAAGGACTCGACTGGCGGTTTGTGCATGAGGCACGGGAGACACCGGCGCCAGCGCAGCACGGATAG
- a CDS encoding alpha/beta hydrolase codes for MKSKQADGRSANIVHNDKDHAFERMKVEFPSCNVMLRGLLLVPVKREGTLPGIVMAPGMSGVKEGSIYKYAEFFARGGFVVLAYDNINFGESEGEPRQEADPVLQRRGYRDAITFLSLRPEVDGGRIGIWGTSYSGGHVLEVAAHDRRVKCVVSQSGFSSGFQNFLRRVQPQQRNEVLAAQDADREARFLGQKPATIKAVSDDPAEPCAMPGQAAYSYFMDQAKQAPNWKNELTLRSLDLLRGLENGAFTPYIMPTPLLMILSLDDELVPPDLSLRAYEAALQPKKLVLVPGNHFVPYAEEFGLTSNSARDWFTRHLMVGGSVGLN; via the coding sequence GTGAAATCAAAGCAGGCAGATGGTCGGTCTGCTAATATCGTCCACAACGATAAGGATCATGCATTTGAACGCATGAAAGTCGAATTTCCGTCATGCAATGTGATGCTTCGAGGGCTATTGCTGGTTCCAGTCAAACGCGAGGGAACGTTGCCGGGCATCGTTATGGCGCCGGGAATGTCAGGCGTGAAGGAAGGCTCCATTTACAAATATGCCGAGTTCTTCGCGCGCGGTGGCTTCGTGGTTTTGGCCTACGACAACATTAATTTCGGCGAATCGGAAGGTGAGCCTCGGCAGGAAGCGGATCCCGTCTTGCAGCGCCGTGGCTATCGTGATGCTATCACCTTCTTATCATTGCGGCCGGAGGTCGATGGCGGTCGGATCGGAATCTGGGGCACAAGCTATTCCGGTGGTCACGTCCTAGAGGTCGCCGCGCATGATCGGCGGGTTAAATGCGTTGTTTCACAGAGTGGATTCTCAAGTGGCTTTCAGAACTTCTTGCGCCGTGTCCAGCCGCAACAGCGCAATGAAGTCCTGGCTGCCCAGGATGCTGACCGGGAGGCTCGGTTTCTTGGCCAGAAACCAGCGACCATAAAGGCGGTATCAGACGACCCGGCCGAACCATGTGCAATGCCAGGACAAGCCGCGTATAGCTACTTCATGGATCAGGCTAAGCAAGCGCCGAATTGGAAGAACGAGCTAACGCTGCGTTCTCTCGACCTGCTCCGTGGCTTGGAAAATGGAGCCTTCACGCCATACATCATGCCGACTCCGCTGCTCATGATATTGTCATTGGACGACGAACTGGTGCCGCCCGACCTCTCGCTTCGCGCCTACGAGGCTGCGCTTCAACCCAAAAAGCTTGTCCTGGTCCCAGGCAACCACTTCGTTCCCTATGCCGAGGAATTTGGCCTAACCAGCAATAGTGCGCGCGATTGGTTCACCCGTCACTTGATGGTCGGAGGATCGGTTGGACTCAACTGA
- a CDS encoding xanthine dehydrogenase family protein molybdopterin-binding subunit: MTRPYSMNAPSEIGEPIARREDQRFLTGRGRYASNTAPADALSVLFVRSPHAHALIVSIHNEAALRTPGVMAIYTAADTTADKLGHLPAVSEIKDAEGKRHREPSHPPMPEGKVRHVGDIVAMIVAETLNQARDAAELLAVEYQQLPVVVTVAQALAPGAPLLHDEAPGNLMCRWSKGDAAATKAAIDSAAHVSKLTIRSPRQIAHYLEPRAAWSAYDMGHDLVTVTLSSQGVHIPHRLMCEHVLHVPKEKLRLITEDVGGGFGPKYQIYAEVALIAWATRKLGRGLRWVCERSELAVADIHARDLIASAELGLDGEGHFLAVRVKADANVGAYVSMFAPTTPTTGLAKVISGLYRIPAIRLDFDCAFTNTVPVDAMRGAGKPEALFLLERLVDIAAHETGRSPIELRRLNLLNLEKMPYASASGYTYDAADCRRLFETALEAADEPAFPIRRASSEARGLRRGLGVSCHLHATGGIADEHAILQVDARRVVAKIGTQSQGQGHETVYAQILSAALGIPTHTIEIRQGDTCANAHGGGTGGSSSLIITGTTLRRAADVLIQRGRDLAAEWLEIATQDITFRLGAFEIVGTDRSISLLELAAYEPFEARAVFADKIESYPTGVMVCEVEIDPEIGVTRIDRFTAVADCGVIVNPRLLAGQIHGGTVQGIGNALMEAAIYDETTGQLLSRNLMDYALPRADEVPNFRIETISTPSPNNFMGIKGVGELPTNGAPAAVGNAIVDALRPLGVLHLDMPITAQKVWRALNPRK; the protein is encoded by the coding sequence ATGACACGCCCTTATTCCATGAACGCACCAAGTGAGATAGGCGAGCCAATCGCCCGCCGCGAGGACCAGCGCTTCCTTACTGGACGCGGGCGCTATGCCAGCAACACAGCACCCGCCGACGCGCTTTCAGTGCTGTTCGTACGCTCGCCCCATGCTCATGCACTCATCGTCAGCATCCACAACGAGGCCGCCTTAAGAACGCCGGGGGTCATGGCAATCTATACCGCGGCGGATACTACTGCCGACAAACTCGGCCATCTCCCTGCCGTCAGCGAGATCAAGGATGCTGAGGGTAAGCGCCATCGCGAGCCATCGCATCCACCGATGCCGGAGGGCAAGGTGCGCCACGTCGGCGACATCGTGGCAATGATCGTCGCCGAAACGCTGAATCAGGCGCGAGACGCGGCCGAGCTGCTGGCTGTCGAATACCAGCAACTGCCCGTTGTTGTAACGGTGGCGCAGGCGCTCGCGCCTGGCGCGCCACTGCTGCACGACGAAGCGCCAGGCAATTTAATGTGCCGGTGGAGCAAGGGCGATGCGGCCGCGACCAAGGCGGCCATTGACAGCGCAGCGCATGTCTCGAAGCTTACCATCCGCTCGCCGCGCCAGATCGCGCACTATTTGGAACCGCGAGCGGCTTGGTCGGCTTACGACATGGGCCACGATCTCGTCACCGTTACTCTTTCCTCGCAGGGCGTGCACATTCCGCACCGACTCATGTGCGAGCACGTGCTCCACGTTCCGAAGGAGAAGCTTCGTCTGATTACTGAGGATGTTGGGGGCGGTTTCGGGCCAAAGTACCAGATCTATGCCGAAGTGGCGCTGATCGCGTGGGCGACGCGCAAGCTCGGAAGAGGCCTGCGCTGGGTCTGTGAGCGTTCCGAGCTAGCAGTCGCTGATATCCACGCGCGAGACCTTATCGCCTCGGCTGAGCTCGGCCTCGATGGCGAAGGCCACTTTCTCGCCGTGCGCGTGAAAGCCGATGCCAACGTAGGCGCCTATGTCTCGATGTTCGCGCCGACTACCCCCACGACCGGTCTTGCCAAAGTGATCTCTGGGCTCTACCGAATCCCGGCGATCCGTCTTGACTTCGACTGCGCCTTCACCAACACTGTTCCTGTTGACGCCATGCGCGGCGCTGGCAAACCGGAAGCACTGTTCCTGCTGGAAAGGCTGGTCGATATCGCCGCGCACGAGACGGGCCGGTCGCCTATCGAATTGCGCCGGCTCAATTTGCTGAATCTTGAGAAAATGCCGTATGCGTCGGCGAGCGGCTACACCTATGACGCAGCCGACTGTCGGCGGCTGTTTGAGACGGCGCTCGAGGCCGCCGACGAGCCGGCCTTCCCCATCCGCCGCGCCTCCAGCGAAGCTCGCGGTCTGCGACGGGGGCTTGGCGTCTCCTGCCACCTCCACGCGACAGGCGGGATCGCAGATGAACATGCCATCCTCCAGGTCGATGCCCGGCGCGTAGTCGCCAAAATCGGCACGCAAAGCCAGGGACAGGGACACGAGACCGTCTACGCGCAGATCCTGTCGGCGGCCCTCGGCATTCCGACGCACACGATCGAGATCCGGCAAGGCGACACGTGCGCCAACGCCCACGGCGGTGGTACCGGCGGTTCCTCGTCACTGATTATTACTGGCACTACGCTGAGGCGCGCGGCGGACGTCCTGATCCAACGCGGACGCGACCTCGCGGCCGAGTGGTTGGAGATAGCGACGCAGGACATCACGTTCCGCCTCGGCGCATTCGAGATCGTCGGAACCGACCGTAGCATAAGCTTGCTGGAGCTCGCAGCTTATGAGCCGTTCGAGGCAAGGGCGGTCTTCGCCGATAAAATCGAATCCTATCCTACCGGCGTCATGGTCTGCGAAGTCGAGATCGATCCCGAGATCGGCGTAACACGGATCGACCGTTTCACAGCGGTCGCTGATTGCGGAGTTATCGTGAATCCGCGCCTGCTCGCCGGTCAGATACACGGCGGCACAGTTCAAGGAATCGGCAATGCCCTGATGGAAGCAGCCATCTATGATGAGACTACAGGCCAGCTGCTCAGCCGCAACCTCATGGACTATGCACTTCCGCGCGCAGACGAGGTGCCGAATTTCCGCATCGAGACGATCAGCACGCCCTCGCCAAACAATTTTATGGGAATCAAGGGCGTTGGGGAGCTGCCGACCAACGGCGCGCCTGCTGCGGTCGGCAATGCCATTGTTGATGCGCTGCGCCCTCTCGGCGTGCTTCATCTTGACATGCCCATCACAGCCCAAAAGGTGTGGCGAGCGTTGAATCCGCGCAAATAA
- a CDS encoding TetR/AcrR family transcriptional regulator, which yields MYKESARRRNGRSQNALALPKPRQRRSVSARALRSDTRERILEAAIRMFGAYGFESTTMRDLADAVGIKAPGIYSHFSSKEAILNAAVEWAMHSFSSQVIGPDDPLDLPAHRLKGIVMRHVSNEINDPQATKAFSMFIFGPARERYVSKQAVAQVRSLSKQYIDTVTDILQQIDRNLKPREARMRALIITDMCDSVTRWYRADGPYSPEKIGNFYWLLVSKIVGLK from the coding sequence ATGTACAAAGAATCAGCGAGGCGCAGGAACGGCCGAAGCCAAAATGCGCTCGCATTGCCAAAGCCGCGTCAGCGCCGCTCTGTAAGCGCCCGGGCCCTGCGCTCGGATACCCGCGAACGCATTCTGGAGGCGGCTATACGCATGTTCGGCGCTTACGGCTTCGAGTCAACCACAATGCGCGACCTCGCCGACGCCGTCGGCATCAAGGCACCGGGCATCTACAGTCATTTTAGTTCGAAGGAAGCGATCCTGAATGCCGCCGTCGAATGGGCGATGCACAGTTTCAGCAGCCAAGTGATTGGACCCGACGACCCCTTGGACCTACCAGCACATCGGTTGAAGGGCATTGTGATGCGCCACGTCAGCAATGAAATCAACGACCCCCAAGCTACCAAGGCCTTCAGCATGTTCATTTTCGGCCCAGCACGCGAACGGTACGTTAGTAAGCAGGCCGTTGCTCAAGTGCGCTCCTTGTCGAAGCAGTACATCGACACCGTTACGGATATACTCCAACAGATCGACCGCAATCTCAAGCCGCGCGAAGCACGGATGCGAGCCTTGATCATCACCGACATGTGCGACTCGGTCACTCGCTGGTACCGTGCCGACGGCCCCTACTCCCCGGAGAAGATCGGCAACTTCTATTGGCTATTGGTCAGCAAGATCGTCGGCCTCAAATAG
- a CDS encoding aminotransferase class V-fold PLP-dependent enzyme, whose amino-acid sequence MATSICDSRGAYGQLIAHFQTLDMGTKAMTSLPQTGTDWTKLKARLRDMKQGDYAWKDGRLPVYIYYYTEELLRVSQEAYTEFFTENALGAHAFPSVAQLEREVIEMGIDLLGGGPQAGGTFTSGGTESIFLAFKTARDWARKEKGIDRPKVVAAFSAHAAADKAASYLGMEVVRTPLREDFRADVGLFEAAIDERTCMIYASAPGYPHGVIDPIEEIGALARKRGLWLHIDACVGGFLAPFARDIGYPIPPFDLSVPGVSSLSADLHKYGFAAKPASLLLFADREYQKYQGFEFSSWPRGTYVTKTFQGSRAAGPVASAWAVMNTLGRAGYRDIARVIMGTRDRLIAGVEHIKGLRVIRPTDLCILMYDSIDPHVDIYAVADRMGKKGWFVSKSITPKAIHVALNPSVAPALNDYLANLAEAVEQVRSTKIGRNGRSPHSI is encoded by the coding sequence TTGGCAACGTCAATCTGCGATAGTCGCGGCGCTTATGGACAACTTATCGCGCATTTCCAAACTCTCGACATGGGCACCAAGGCGATGACTTCACTGCCTCAGACCGGAACCGACTGGACTAAGCTCAAAGCTCGGCTGCGCGATATGAAGCAGGGCGACTACGCCTGGAAAGACGGGCGGCTTCCAGTCTATATTTATTATTACACTGAGGAGCTCCTGCGGGTCTCGCAAGAAGCCTACACGGAGTTCTTCACTGAGAACGCCTTGGGCGCCCACGCGTTTCCGAGCGTCGCCCAACTCGAGAGGGAAGTCATCGAGATGGGTATTGATCTCCTGGGCGGGGGCCCGCAAGCCGGAGGTACGTTTACCAGCGGCGGAACTGAAAGCATTTTCCTTGCGTTCAAGACCGCCAGAGATTGGGCACGAAAGGAGAAAGGCATTGACCGTCCCAAGGTCGTGGCGGCTTTCTCCGCTCACGCCGCGGCCGACAAGGCGGCCAGTTATTTGGGGATGGAGGTCGTACGCACCCCGTTGCGAGAGGACTTCCGCGCGGACGTCGGCTTGTTCGAAGCCGCAATCGACGAACGCACGTGCATGATCTACGCCTCGGCGCCGGGCTATCCCCATGGGGTCATCGACCCCATCGAGGAGATTGGAGCGCTCGCCAGGAAGCGCGGGTTGTGGCTGCACATCGATGCTTGCGTAGGCGGTTTTCTGGCGCCCTTTGCACGAGACATCGGCTATCCCATTCCACCCTTCGATCTGTCGGTCCCAGGCGTCAGCAGCTTGTCGGCCGACCTCCACAAGTATGGCTTCGCCGCCAAGCCAGCGTCCTTGCTCCTCTTCGCGGATCGCGAGTACCAGAAGTACCAGGGCTTCGAGTTCAGCAGTTGGCCACGCGGAACTTATGTGACCAAGACCTTCCAGGGAAGTCGGGCTGCCGGACCCGTCGCGTCGGCTTGGGCGGTGATGAATACCCTGGGTCGCGCCGGCTACCGCGACATCGCGCGTGTGATCATGGGCACCAGGGACCGGCTCATCGCCGGCGTCGAACATATCAAAGGTCTTCGGGTCATTCGGCCGACGGATCTTTGTATCCTGATGTACGACTCGATCGATCCGCACGTCGACATCTATGCCGTCGCAGATCGCATGGGCAAGAAGGGATGGTTCGTCAGCAAGTCAATCACGCCGAAGGCGATCCACGTTGCGCTTAACCCGAGCGTAGCTCCCGCTCTCAATGATTACTTGGCCAATCTCGCTGAGGCCGTCGAGCAGGTGCGCAGCACTAAAATAGGTCGGAACGGTCGATCTCCACATTCGATCTGA
- a CDS encoding transposase, which yields MNLVKERAGAHAQRLTTAIETWLDREAAGREFKDERLGRRFCKLLAQIGSETGQSIPLVCQDWANAKAAYRFFSNGWVNEADILCGHSRRRAGAWWRRKDRSSSSMTQRNSASSARSRI from the coding sequence ATGAACTTGGTGAAGGAACGCGCAGGGGCGCATGCTCAGCGATTGACGACGGCTATCGAGACGTGGCTTGATCGGGAAGCTGCGGGACGCGAGTTTAAGGATGAGCGGCTTGGCCGCCGTTTCTGCAAATTGCTCGCACAAATCGGGAGCGAGACGGGTCAAAGCATCCCGTTGGTTTGTCAGGACTGGGCCAACGCGAAGGCCGCCTATCGCTTCTTCTCCAATGGATGGGTCAACGAGGCGGATATTCTTTGCGGTCATTCGAGGCGACGCGCGGGCGCGTGGTGGCGACGGAAGGACCGATCCTCGTCCTCCATGACACAACGGAATTCAGCTTCAAGCGCGAGAAGCCGGATCTGA
- a CDS encoding MATE family efflux transporter: MGYQFVVELKKTAKLAWPMALTQVGQIVMTATDLAFIGHIGTEAVAAAGLAGRVYILAFTFGAAFLAPIAPLAAQAFGANNLAMVRSAMRIGLWAAMMLSFVIMAFALCGERAFQAFGQAPDTARLAQIYLFGLAWGAPPALGFVAIRSFMGAVNRPEPIFWITLAAIPINTLLAYLMIYGRLGLPRLELLGAALATTFVNCATFSAGLWFVTMRRPFRDYHVLAQFWRFDWPLARQLIGIGAPSSIATLMGFGAALAGALLVGLIGTSALAAHQIALQVTMILSMVHLGVSTAAAVRVAQAVGRNNYAGIKRAGLAAILLGIVIAVTLTIPVIAMRVEIAALFLDESAVDAHTTIEVAAKLLLIGGTVSVADAVQLIGVGSLRGLKDTRVPLLFVCIAYLLIGFSLSYLLGFKADLGVTGIWIGSSIGTTIYAVLIVLRFHLLTSSRLAS, translated from the coding sequence ATGGGCTATCAGTTCGTTGTCGAGCTCAAGAAGACCGCAAAGCTCGCGTGGCCGATGGCGTTGACTCAAGTTGGGCAGATCGTGATGACGGCAACTGATCTCGCCTTCATCGGGCACATCGGTACAGAGGCAGTCGCCGCGGCAGGACTCGCCGGCAGAGTCTATATTCTTGCCTTTACATTCGGTGCGGCATTCCTGGCGCCGATCGCGCCATTGGCGGCGCAGGCGTTTGGAGCGAACAATCTCGCTATGGTACGGAGCGCGATGCGCATTGGGCTTTGGGCAGCTATGATGCTATCATTCGTGATTATGGCGTTCGCGTTATGCGGAGAGCGAGCATTCCAAGCTTTCGGTCAGGCGCCCGATACTGCGCGTCTCGCTCAGATATATCTGTTCGGATTGGCTTGGGGCGCGCCGCCAGCGCTGGGCTTTGTAGCTATCCGCAGTTTCATGGGCGCGGTCAACCGGCCAGAGCCGATCTTTTGGATTACGCTCGCGGCCATTCCCATCAACACCTTGCTAGCCTATCTTATGATCTATGGAAGACTTGGCCTGCCGCGTCTTGAACTGCTCGGAGCGGCCCTTGCTACGACCTTCGTGAACTGTGCGACGTTCTCTGCTGGCTTATGGTTCGTCACAATGCGTAGACCTTTCCGTGACTATCACGTACTTGCGCAGTTTTGGCGCTTTGACTGGCCTCTGGCGCGGCAACTGATCGGGATCGGCGCTCCGAGCTCAATTGCCACGTTGATGGGCTTTGGAGCGGCCTTGGCTGGGGCGCTGCTGGTCGGTCTGATCGGTACCAGCGCACTCGCTGCTCATCAGATCGCGCTTCAGGTCACCATGATACTGTCTATGGTCCATTTGGGTGTTAGCACAGCCGCGGCCGTGCGGGTTGCTCAGGCGGTTGGCCGCAACAACTATGCCGGCATTAAGCGTGCAGGCTTGGCCGCGATCCTGCTCGGTATTGTGATTGCAGTGACGCTGACGATTCCGGTGATTGCCATGCGTGTTGAGATCGCCGCATTGTTCCTCGATGAATCAGCGGTCGACGCCCACACGACGATCGAAGTGGCTGCAAAACTACTCTTGATCGGGGGAACCGTTTCTGTTGCGGATGCCGTGCAACTTATCGGGGTAGGAAGCCTGCGCGGCCTGAAGGATACGCGGGTGCCGCTTTTGTTCGTTTGCATCGCTTATTTGCTGATTGGCTTCTCCCTAAGCTATCTCCTTGGTTTCAAGGCGGACCTTGGCGTCACCGGTATCTGGATTGGCTCATCAATTGGCACGACCATTTACGCGGTCCTTATCGTTCTGCGTTTCCACTTGCTGACAAGCAGCAGGCTTGCTAGTTAG